A stretch of Mucilaginibacter terrae DNA encodes these proteins:
- a CDS encoding TolC family protein, protein MFSRISIYIGLCAAGMCTAFTAAAQETVALSMKEAVQLGVDNYPAIKAKKDQLNSSRASVSQSKAEYLPDVNFSAQNAYGTINGQNGPLIGYRGLAVSSSGPALPNQSWNAAFGALYLTNVNWDFFAFGRAMERIKVQKQIVNRDEADLSQQEFQHKIRIAAAYLNVLAAQRLVKVQQDNLNRTQEIRKVIVARVTNGLNPGVDSSLASTEVSNAKIQLTNARQNEQEQVNQLSQYLGYATPPKDFVLDSTFLVKNPAMPNKPSQLTQENHPMLQFYKDRINVSDEQVKYQKTLALPTFSFVGTFQGRGSGFTLAPAINTPVSHTGSYIDAINPTRYNYLVGIATSWNFSSLFRTRYQVQSQKFISKQYQDEYDMVDQQLRNQQVLADTRIGNALTNAKEAPGQIRSANEAYIQKTTLYKNGLATITDFQQALYVLYRAETNNYIAYNNVLAGAAVQGCLNGRFRRVHQ, encoded by the coding sequence ATGTTTAGCAGAATATCAATTTACATAGGCTTGTGCGCAGCAGGCATGTGTACAGCTTTTACCGCCGCCGCGCAGGAAACTGTAGCCTTAAGCATGAAAGAAGCTGTACAGCTTGGCGTGGATAATTATCCGGCCATAAAAGCCAAAAAAGATCAGCTTAATTCTTCGCGCGCTTCGGTATCGCAAAGCAAGGCCGAGTACCTGCCCGATGTTAACTTTTCGGCACAAAATGCTTATGGTACCATTAACGGGCAAAATGGACCGTTGATAGGTTACCGTGGTTTAGCCGTTTCCTCATCTGGCCCGGCACTGCCCAACCAAAGCTGGAACGCGGCCTTTGGTGCCTTATACCTCACCAACGTAAACTGGGACTTTTTTGCCTTTGGCCGTGCTATGGAGCGCATTAAAGTACAAAAGCAAATTGTGAACCGCGACGAGGCCGATTTAAGCCAGCAGGAATTTCAGCACAAAATACGCATAGCTGCGGCTTATTTAAATGTACTGGCTGCCCAGCGTTTGGTAAAAGTACAGCAGGATAACTTGAACCGTACTCAGGAAATACGCAAGGTAATTGTAGCCCGCGTAACCAACGGCTTAAACCCGGGAGTTGATTCGTCACTGGCCAGCACCGAAGTATCGAACGCTAAAATACAACTCACCAACGCCCGCCAAAACGAGCAGGAGCAGGTTAACCAGTTGTCGCAATACTTAGGTTATGCCACCCCGCCAAAAGATTTTGTGCTCGATAGTACCTTCCTCGTTAAAAATCCGGCTATGCCCAACAAGCCTTCGCAGTTAACGCAGGAAAACCACCCCATGCTGCAGTTTTATAAAGACCGCATTAACGTGAGCGACGAGCAGGTTAAATATCAAAAAACCTTAGCACTTCCTACGTTTTCGTTCGTGGGTACGTTTCAGGGCAGGGGGTCAGGATTTACGCTGGCTCCGGCCATTAATACGCCGGTATCGCACACAGGCAGTTATATTGATGCCATTAATCCAACCCGTTATAACTATTTGGTAGGCATTGCCACCTCGTGGAACTTCAGCAGTTTGTTCCGTACCAGGTACCAGGTGCAGTCGCAAAAGTTTATTTCCAAACAGTACCAGGACGAGTACGACATGGTTGACCAGCAATTGCGCAACCAGCAGGTACTGGCCGATACCCGTATTGGTAACGCGCTAACCAATGCTAAAGAAGCGCCCGGACAAATACGCTCGGCTAACGAGGCATACATTCAGAAAACAACACTGTATAAAAACGGACTGGCCACCATTACCGATTTTCAGCAGGCGCTATACGTGTTGTACCGTGCCGAAACCAATAATTACATTGCGTACAACAACGTTTTGGCAGGCGCTGCTGTTCAAGGCTGCCTCAACGGGCGATTTCGACGTGTTCATCAATAA
- a CDS encoding efflux RND transporter permease subunit — protein MGLIRFALRKPITILVLVAGLFFFGLNAIRSIKIDIFPDLNLPVIYVSHPYGGYTPTQMESYFGKQYVNLLLYVSGVKSIETRNIQGLTLIKLSFYEGTNMAQAAAEVSAYTNRAQAIFPPGSQPPFILRFDASTLPVGQLVLTSPKRTNNELLDLANVYVRSSFTSVPGLVSPAPFGGNTRTVVIKVDPSLLRSHNLTPDQIVTSIRENNLNSPAGNVRIGDLNYLTPANTSMKRVQDFGDIPLYRNNIQTVFLKDVATVEDGADITSSYALVNGKRSVYLPITKSADASTWEVVQNLKKAIPRFQALLPEDVQLSYVFDQSTYVINAVKSLAEEGAIGAILTGLMVLLFLGDRRGALIVILTIPASIVSGILFLKLFGQTINIMTLSGLSLAIGILVDESTVTIENIHQHFAMGKPKALAIWDACQEIAFPKLLILFCILAVFAPAFTMTGIPGALFLPLALAIGFSMITSYFLAQTFVPIMANWLMKNDHEKPGFSHDDDHQHELKEAAARHAIEDHGKDETKFDKFRHWFMRWMDSMLPKSKWIVSIYVIMAVGLAGLMFTIIGRDVLPKVESGTFQMRLRLPDGTRLERTEAATVEALRILTKVVGKENIAVTSAFVGTHPSQFSTSPIYLFMAGPQESVIQAALTEEYEGTLDELKEKLRHELKKSIPNIKISFEPIDLTDKILSQGSPTPIEVAITSKNKKQNVVYAYKVLSELKKIKYLRDVQIAQSFKYPSININIDRARAAQLGLGIGEISRSLTASTSSSRFTEKNVWLDEKVGLSYNVQVQVPEYQMASINDIKEIPVTANQRRPVLADVASIKMDTTYGENDNIGAIPTLSVTANLNEKDLGTALGDVKKVIKNLGEMPRGLTIEPRGLGQTLDDTLGSLQTGLMVAIVVIFLMLTANFQSFKVSFVILSTVPAVILGSLLLVWGTGATLNLQSYMGMIMSVGVAISNSVLLITNAEELRMLNGNALQSAREAVALRLRPILMTSLAMIVGMVPMALGLGEGGDQTSPLGRSVIGGLLFSTFASLIILPLVFAWVQNGTTTQSVSLDPEDAESKFFVPLHHAEKSDDNS, from the coding sequence ATGGGACTCATAAGATTTGCACTTCGTAAACCCATCACCATCCTGGTATTAGTTGCCGGGCTGTTCTTCTTCGGGTTAAACGCCATCCGCAGCATCAAGATCGATATTTTCCCCGACTTGAATCTGCCTGTCATTTACGTATCGCACCCTTACGGCGGTTACACGCCAACGCAAATGGAATCGTACTTTGGTAAACAGTACGTTAACCTGTTGCTGTACGTATCGGGCGTAAAAAGTATCGAAACCCGTAACATTCAGGGTTTAACCTTAATTAAGCTGTCGTTTTACGAGGGCACCAACATGGCACAGGCCGCGGCAGAAGTTTCGGCCTATACCAACCGGGCGCAGGCCATTTTTCCGCCGGGGTCGCAGCCGCCTTTTATTCTGCGTTTCGATGCTTCTACGCTGCCGGTTGGTCAGCTGGTATTAACCAGTCCCAAGCGTACCAATAACGAATTGCTCGATTTAGCCAACGTATACGTACGTTCATCATTTACCTCGGTACCGGGCCTGGTTTCGCCGGCACCTTTTGGTGGTAACACGCGAACGGTGGTTATCAAGGTCGATCCCTCGCTGCTGCGTTCGCACAACCTTACGCCCGATCAAATTGTTACCTCCATCCGCGAAAACAACTTGAACTCGCCCGCCGGTAACGTGCGCATAGGCGATTTAAACTACTTAACCCCGGCCAATACTTCGATGAAAAGGGTTCAGGATTTTGGCGATATTCCACTGTACCGTAACAATATCCAAACCGTATTTTTAAAGGATGTAGCCACGGTTGAAGACGGTGCCGATATTACCAGCAGTTACGCCCTGGTTAACGGCAAACGTTCGGTTTACCTGCCCATTACCAAATCGGCCGATGCCTCAACCTGGGAAGTGGTGCAGAACTTAAAGAAAGCTATCCCGCGTTTTCAGGCCTTACTGCCCGAGGATGTGCAGTTGTCTTATGTATTCGATCAATCTACTTATGTAATTAACGCCGTTAAAAGTTTGGCCGAAGAAGGTGCCATTGGCGCTATCCTCACCGGCTTAATGGTATTATTATTTTTGGGCGACAGGAGAGGGGCATTAATCGTTATTCTCACTATTCCGGCTTCTATCGTGTCGGGGATATTGTTCCTTAAACTGTTCGGGCAAACCATCAACATCATGACGCTGAGCGGACTTTCGCTGGCTATCGGTATTTTGGTGGATGAATCGACGGTGACCATCGAGAATATTCACCAGCATTTTGCCATGGGTAAGCCCAAGGCGCTGGCCATATGGGATGCCTGTCAGGAAATTGCCTTCCCTAAATTATTGATCCTGTTCTGTATTTTAGCGGTGTTTGCACCGGCCTTTACCATGACGGGTATTCCGGGAGCATTGTTCCTGCCGCTGGCGCTGGCTATCGGTTTCTCCATGATTACGTCGTACTTTTTAGCGCAAACCTTTGTGCCGATAATGGCCAACTGGCTCATGAAAAACGACCATGAAAAACCAGGCTTTAGTCACGATGACGATCATCAGCATGAATTGAAAGAAGCCGCCGCCCGCCATGCAATTGAAGATCATGGTAAGGACGAAACCAAGTTTGATAAATTCCGCCACTGGTTTATGCGCTGGATGGACAGCATGCTGCCCAAAAGCAAGTGGATAGTAAGTATATACGTGATAATGGCTGTTGGTTTGGCCGGCCTGATGTTTACTATTATTGGCCGCGATGTGCTGCCTAAGGTAGAATCGGGCACTTTCCAGATGCGTTTGCGTTTGCCCGATGGTACCCGTTTGGAGCGTACCGAAGCTGCCACGGTTGAGGCGTTGAGAATACTCACCAAAGTGGTTGGCAAAGAAAATATTGCGGTAACATCGGCCTTTGTGGGTACGCACCCCTCGCAGTTCTCCACCAGTCCTATTTACTTGTTTATGGCCGGTCCGCAGGAGTCGGTAATACAGGCCGCCCTTACCGAAGAGTATGAGGGTACGCTGGATGAACTGAAAGAAAAATTGCGCCACGAGCTTAAAAAGAGCATCCCCAACATCAAAATATCTTTTGAGCCTATCGACTTAACCGACAAAATATTAAGCCAGGGATCGCCAACGCCTATTGAGGTGGCCATTACCAGCAAAAACAAGAAGCAGAACGTGGTTTACGCTTACAAGGTGCTAAGCGAGTTGAAAAAGATAAAATACCTGCGCGATGTGCAAATTGCGCAATCATTCAAGTACCCGTCTATCAATATTAATATCGATCGCGCCCGTGCCGCCCAGTTAGGGTTGGGTATAGGCGAAATCTCCCGCTCGTTAACGGCATCAACCTCATCATCGCGCTTTACCGAAAAGAACGTTTGGCTGGATGAAAAAGTAGGCTTGAGCTATAACGTGCAGGTGCAGGTGCCCGAGTATCAAATGGCAAGCATAAACGATATTAAGGAAATTCCAGTAACGGCCAACCAGCGCCGCCCGGTACTGGCCGATGTAGCCAGCATTAAAATGGACACCACTTATGGCGAAAATGATAACATTGGTGCCATCCCAACACTATCGGTTACAGCCAACCTTAACGAAAAGGATTTGGGTACCGCACTGGGCGATGTAAAAAAAGTAATTAAAAACCTGGGCGAAATGCCCCGCGGTTTAACCATTGAGCCCCGTGGTTTAGGTCAAACTTTAGATGATACCCTGGGTAGCTTACAAACTGGTTTAATGGTTGCCATTGTGGTGATCTTCCTCATGCTGACGGCTAATTTCCAGTCGTTCAAGGTGTCGTTCGTTATATTGTCTACCGTTCCGGCGGTAATACTGGGTTCGTTGCTGCTGGTTTGGGGCACGGGTGCTACGCTTAACCTGCAATCGTACATGGGTATGATCATGTCGGTGGGGGTGGCCATATCCAACTCGGTACTCTTAATTACCAATGCCGAAGAACTGCGGATGCTGAACGGCAATGCCCTGCAATCAGCCCGCGAAGCGGTGGCTCTGCGTTTACGCCCCATATTAATGACCAGTTTAGCCATGATCGTGGGTATGGTTCCTATGGCATTGGGCTTGGGCGAGGGTGGCGACCAAACTTCACCGTTAGGTCGGTCGGTAATAGGAGGATTGTTATTCTCTACCTTTGCATCGCTCATTATATTACCGCTGGTATTTGCCTGGGTACAAAATGGTACCACCACCCAATCGGTATCGTTAGACCCTGAGGATGCCGAAAGCAAGTTTTTTGTCCCACTGCATCACGCCGAAAAGAGCGACGATAATAGTTAA
- a CDS encoding efflux RND transporter periplasmic adaptor subunit, with protein sequence MKNLRSHITTAVSLLSIAGVLSLSACHSEKKESAEQKNAEEQAEAGVPPVETVVLGKSKMASTLQVPGELAPYQQVSLYAKINSYVQKYLVDVGSEVHKGQLMLVLEAPEINSQLASAKARVKQQEAVYLASKANYGRLVNTAKTPGTIAQNDIDLANARQSSDFANVEAAKAGLQEVSTNLQYLQIRAPFDGVVSERNASMGAYVGPGGKGSDLPLFVVQQQKKLRLIISVPELSTGALTGKEEVTFTVRALPEQQFTAKVKRAAGALDARLRSERLEMDVENPKKVLLPGMYAEVNLPLKSKDSSFVVPKTALVQSTEKLFVIRIVGDHKAEWVDVQKGLQSKDGVQVYSKDLKIGDKIILSATDEIRDGGTVSDKPAAKKEETTD encoded by the coding sequence ATGAAAAATCTGAGAAGCCATATCACCACGGCCGTGTCGCTATTAAGCATAGCCGGTGTATTGAGTTTAAGCGCCTGCCATTCCGAAAAAAAGGAAAGCGCCGAACAGAAAAATGCCGAAGAGCAGGCCGAAGCTGGCGTACCCCCGGTTGAAACTGTTGTTTTGGGGAAAAGCAAAATGGCATCAACCCTGCAAGTTCCCGGCGAGCTGGCTCCTTATCAGCAGGTAAGCCTGTATGCTAAAATTAACAGCTACGTTCAAAAGTATTTGGTTGATGTGGGTTCGGAAGTGCATAAAGGACAATTAATGCTTGTGCTGGAAGCACCGGAAATCAACTCGCAGCTGGCATCGGCCAAAGCCCGTGTTAAGCAGCAAGAGGCGGTATATTTAGCCAGCAAAGCTAATTACGGTCGTTTGGTTAACACCGCCAAAACCCCCGGTACCATTGCCCAGAATGATATTGATTTAGCTAACGCAAGACAATCTTCAGATTTTGCCAATGTTGAAGCCGCTAAAGCCGGCCTGCAAGAGGTAAGCACCAACCTGCAGTATCTGCAAATACGCGCCCCGTTTGATGGCGTGGTGAGCGAGCGTAACGCCAGTATGGGCGCTTATGTTGGTCCGGGTGGTAAGGGTTCGGATTTGCCTTTGTTTGTAGTACAGCAGCAAAAGAAGCTGCGTTTAATTATATCGGTACCCGAGCTAAGCACGGGTGCGCTAACCGGTAAAGAAGAAGTTACTTTTACCGTACGTGCCCTGCCCGAGCAACAGTTTACCGCCAAGGTGAAGCGTGCCGCCGGTGCACTGGATGCCCGCTTACGGTCGGAGCGTTTAGAGATGGATGTAGAGAATCCTAAGAAGGTATTACTGCCAGGTATGTATGCAGAGGTTAACCTGCCACTCAAATCTAAAGACAGCTCGTTCGTAGTACCTAAAACGGCGCTGGTACAATCAACCGAAAAGTTGTTTGTGATACGTATAGTTGGCGATCATAAAGCCGAGTGGGTAGACGTGCAAAAGGGCTTACAAAGTAAGGATGGCGTGCAAGTTTACAGCAAAGACCTCAAGATAGGGGATAAGATTATCCTCTCAGCCACTGACGAGATCAGAGACGGCGGCACGGTGAGCGATAAACCTGCGGCGAAGAAAGAAGAAACGACTGATTAA
- a CDS encoding transposase: MSETGTDLSKWSTPERFVSWLNLCPNSKISGGKLLSSKLQKKKPNAAAKAFRMAAQGVQNSQNWMGHFFRRMKAKGGHKYAVVATARKIAIIYYKMVSERRSFDPLVYEDHLNRNQQAKIASLQKALDRLKQQVA, translated from the coding sequence ATTTCTGAAACCGGTACTGATCTAAGCAAATGGTCAACGCCTGAACGGTTCGTTTCTTGGCTCAACCTTTGTCCCAATAGCAAAATATCCGGTGGTAAACTCTTGTCCAGCAAGCTGCAAAAAAAGAAACCTAACGCTGCTGCAAAAGCATTTCGCATGGCTGCACAGGGCGTACAAAATAGCCAGAACTGGATGGGGCACTTCTTTAGACGGATGAAAGCAAAAGGCGGACACAAATACGCAGTAGTTGCGACAGCCCGGAAGATCGCTATCATTTATTATAAAATGGTCAGTGAACGGCGGTCATTCGACCCATTGGTCTACGAAGATCATCTTAACAGGAATCAACAGGCTAAGATAGCATCATTACAAAAGGCGTTGGATAGACTTAAACAGCAGGTCGCTTGA
- a CDS encoding IS110 family transposase, with protein MNKTDQKATKKQSKNRVDFQLVNPNAAGIDIGDTVHAVAVPQDRDEISVKEFGTFTVDLLAIAGWLKACRIETVAMESTGVYWKNLCGVLIAEGFEVYLVNARHTKNISGKKTDESDAQWIQKLHSCGLLGSSFLPDDQTECLRTLVRYRRKLTQDSSTCVLRMQKALELMNLKIHTLINDLMGKTGKAIVEAIIDGERIAENFLPFVDPRIKADRAHISKSLEGNWRKEQLFLLEQNYHNYQFLQTQVGKCDQEIEWALRSVHAKQNEGITIPEKEVKLTPKGKISKQKKDKNQPLFDTRAYLKGIHQVDVMELYGLHEISALEIFLKPVLI; from the coding sequence ATGAACAAAACTGATCAAAAAGCCACAAAAAAGCAAAGTAAAAACCGGGTCGACTTTCAATTGGTCAATCCCAACGCCGCCGGCATCGACATCGGTGACACAGTTCATGCGGTCGCAGTTCCACAAGACAGGGATGAGATAAGCGTAAAAGAGTTTGGTACATTCACAGTTGACTTATTAGCTATAGCTGGTTGGTTAAAGGCGTGCCGGATAGAAACAGTGGCCATGGAAAGCACGGGTGTCTACTGGAAAAACCTTTGCGGAGTACTTATTGCTGAAGGATTTGAAGTTTACCTGGTCAATGCCCGCCATACTAAGAATATCTCCGGTAAAAAGACCGATGAAAGCGATGCGCAGTGGATACAGAAACTGCATAGTTGTGGTTTGCTCGGAAGTTCGTTCCTTCCTGATGACCAAACAGAATGCCTGCGCACGTTGGTCAGATATCGCAGAAAACTGACACAGGATAGCAGTACCTGTGTATTGAGAATGCAAAAAGCTTTGGAACTAATGAATCTGAAGATCCACACATTGATAAATGACCTGATGGGCAAAACAGGTAAGGCTATAGTAGAAGCGATCATTGACGGAGAGCGGATCGCTGAAAACTTTCTTCCTTTCGTCGACCCTCGCATTAAGGCAGACAGGGCACATATCAGTAAGTCTCTTGAGGGGAACTGGCGCAAGGAGCAATTGTTCCTGCTGGAACAGAACTATCATAACTATCAGTTCCTTCAAACGCAGGTCGGCAAATGTGACCAAGAGATAGAATGGGCATTACGCTCGGTCCATGCAAAGCAAAACGAAGGTATTACAATACCTGAAAAAGAAGTCAAACTCACACCGAAAGGCAAAATATCTAAGCAAAAGAAAGATAAGAACCAACCGTTGTTCGATACCCGGGCGTACCTCAAAGGCATCCATCAGGTCGACGTGATGGAACTCTATGGGCTTCATGAGATCAGCGCGCTGGAAATATTTCTGAAACCGGTACTGATCTAA
- a CDS encoding aspartate carbamoyltransferase catalytic subunit: MGLSTRHLLGIKDLNRNDIELIFSTADTFKDVINRPIKKVPSLRDVTIANVFFENSTRTRLSFELAERRLSADTLNFAASSSSVSKGETLIDTVNNILAMKVDMVVMRHPYAGAGIFLSKHVKAQIVNAGDGAHEHPTQALLDAFSIREKLGDVAGKKVVIVGDILHSRVALSNILCLKQLGAEVMVCGPTTLIPKYIGSLGVKVEHDLKKALNWCDVANMLRIQLERQDIKYFPSLREYTMLYGLNKQILDNLDKEILVMHPGPINRGVEITSDVADSKQSIILDQVENGVAVRMAVLYLLAGQS; encoded by the coding sequence ATGGGCTTAAGCACACGACATTTATTAGGCATAAAAGATTTAAACCGCAACGATATTGAGCTGATATTTAGCACAGCAGATACATTTAAAGATGTAATTAACCGCCCGATAAAAAAGGTTCCCTCGTTGCGCGATGTTACTATTGCCAACGTTTTTTTCGAAAACTCAACCCGCACACGTTTATCGTTCGAACTGGCCGAACGCCGCCTCTCGGCCGATACGCTTAACTTTGCAGCTTCTTCATCATCGGTAAGCAAGGGCGAGACCCTGATCGATACCGTTAACAACATACTGGCCATGAAGGTGGATATGGTGGTAATGCGTCATCCTTACGCCGGTGCCGGTATCTTCCTGTCAAAACATGTAAAAGCCCAAATAGTAAACGCTGGAGACGGCGCACATGAGCATCCTACCCAGGCTTTACTGGATGCCTTTTCCATCCGCGAAAAGCTGGGCGATGTAGCCGGTAAAAAAGTGGTTATCGTGGGCGATATTCTGCACTCGCGTGTGGCCTTGTCGAACATACTTTGCCTTAAACAATTAGGCGCCGAGGTAATGGTTTGCGGACCTACTACGTTAATACCAAAATACATTGGCTCGTTAGGCGTGAAGGTTGAGCATGACCTTAAAAAGGCCCTTAACTGGTGCGATGTAGCCAACATGCTGCGTATACAGTTAGAACGCCAGGACATCAAATACTTTCCATCCCTGCGTGAGTACACCATGCTCTACGGCCTCAACAAGCAGATATTAGACAACCTCGACAAGGAGATCCTTGTAATGCACCCCGGCCCTATTAACCGTGGCGTAGAAATTACCAGCGATGTAGCCGACAGCAAACAGTCGATCATATTAGACCAGGTAGAGAATGGCGTGGCCGTGCGTATGGCGGTGCTTTATTTACTGGCCGGACAGAGTTAA
- the pyrR gene encoding bifunctional pyr operon transcriptional regulator/uracil phosphoribosyltransferase PyrR: MQNLTLLDGPKFQITIQRLCRQLIENHNDFSNAILIGIQPRGIYLARRVAEELRLILNKPILQGDLDITFYRDDFRRREGPLVPNQTKIDFIIEGKNVIMMDDVLWTGRTIRAAMDAMLAFGRPAKVELLTLVDRRYSRHIPVTADYTGIEVDSIASQKVVVSWKETDGEDKIVLLSELSEPEFTEFKN; encoded by the coding sequence ATGCAGAATTTGACGTTGCTTGATGGTCCTAAATTCCAGATAACCATTCAGCGCCTTTGCCGGCAACTGATCGAAAATCATAACGACTTTTCAAACGCTATACTTATTGGTATTCAGCCGCGTGGCATTTATTTAGCGCGCCGTGTTGCCGAAGAACTTCGCCTGATATTGAATAAGCCAATTTTACAGGGCGATTTGGATATTACCTTTTACCGCGATGACTTCCGCCGCCGTGAGGGACCGCTGGTACCCAATCAAACCAAGATTGATTTTATCATCGAAGGCAAAAACGTGATCATGATGGACGATGTGCTGTGGACAGGCCGCACCATACGCGCCGCTATGGACGCTATGCTGGCCTTTGGTCGCCCGGCTAAGGTTGAACTGCTTACGCTGGTAGACCGCCGCTATTCGCGCCATATACCCGTTACAGCCGACTATACCGGCATCGAAGTAGATTCCATTGCATCGCAAAAAGTGGTGGTAAGCTGGAAAGAAACCGATGGCGAAGACAAGATAGTTTTACTGTCGGAATTGTCTGAACCGGAATTTACTGAATTTAAGAATTAA
- a CDS encoding glycosyltransferase family 8 protein, producing the protein MHQYHVAITIDDNYIQHACVMLQSLNEHAISPIEVYCISDNLSDGSKNILKNHFKKSKLTISFVGFNPGSLPQLPIKHTDHVSAATFFRIWLPQLLPHVKQVLFLDTDILINNDLSSVFNLNIDNYPIAAVPDLGASIEKKTQLGIHAHKLYFNAGVMLVNLDYFRKHHLTRQLAHFISTKPELCEFWDQDALNAIISGNFLELHPRFNLQSTTYDYKGTKGVDEAIANPAIVHFTGGGSCKPWFYQNQHPLKYLYYQNLKKTPFRFFYPADLPRSWHFLRKLKHLIKYSL; encoded by the coding sequence ATGCACCAATATCACGTAGCTATTACTATCGACGATAATTACATACAGCATGCGTGTGTTATGTTACAATCTTTAAACGAACATGCTATTTCGCCAATTGAAGTTTATTGCATTTCGGATAATTTAAGCGATGGCAGTAAGAATATTTTAAAAAATCATTTTAAAAAAAGCAAGTTAACCATCTCCTTTGTAGGGTTCAATCCTGGCTCGCTGCCGCAACTCCCTATTAAGCATACCGACCATGTTTCGGCAGCTACTTTTTTCAGAATATGGTTACCACAGTTGCTACCACACGTAAAACAGGTACTATTTTTAGATACAGATATTTTAATTAACAATGATCTAAGTTCGGTGTTTAACCTCAATATCGACAATTATCCAATAGCTGCAGTTCCTGATCTGGGCGCAAGCATTGAGAAAAAAACGCAGCTTGGTATTCATGCTCATAAGCTGTATTTCAATGCCGGGGTTATGTTAGTAAATCTTGATTATTTTAGAAAACACCATTTAACCCGCCAGCTGGCGCACTTTATTTCCACAAAACCTGAGCTTTGCGAGTTTTGGGACCAGGATGCCTTAAATGCGATAATAAGTGGAAATTTCCTGGAGTTACATCCCAGGTTTAATCTTCAAAGCACAACCTATGATTATAAGGGAACTAAAGGTGTTGATGAAGCTATTGCAAATCCTGCTATTGTGCATTTTACAGGTGGCGGCAGTTGCAAGCCGTGGTTTTATCAAAACCAACATCCACTAAAATATTTATACTATCAAAACCTAAAAAAAACACCTTTCAGGTTTTTTTATCCTGCCGATTTACCCCGTAGCTGGCATTTCTTGCGAAAACTAAAGCATTTAATTAAATACAGCCTTTAA
- a CDS encoding cupin domain-containing protein has product MPAGNKIYNPLTRKTFFIVKSAKETDGEYVRFKCIADPESNRKSGFVHKHPSQTEIITVKSGSMIALVNGKKVRYDAGEMLVIKPGDAHQWWNASNTQELNVVTEIRPALKTEQLYRVTCSFAQARHNHAENAPNLLHLAVMLDHYSDMYVVAGKWTLLKKATFKLLAAIGRFKGYTPEWTYKHLIAETAR; this is encoded by the coding sequence ATGCCTGCAGGGAATAAAATCTACAACCCCTTAACCCGCAAAACATTTTTTATAGTAAAAAGTGCTAAAGAAACTGATGGAGAATATGTCCGTTTTAAATGCATTGCCGACCCCGAAAGCAATCGCAAAAGCGGTTTTGTACATAAACACCCATCACAAACCGAAATTATCACTGTCAAATCGGGCAGTATGATAGCGTTGGTTAATGGGAAAAAAGTACGTTATGATGCCGGCGAAATGCTGGTAATAAAACCCGGCGATGCCCACCAATGGTGGAATGCCAGTAATACTCAGGAGCTTAATGTTGTTACCGAAATAAGGCCGGCATTAAAAACAGAGCAGCTTTACAGGGTAACCTGCAGCTTTGCACAGGCAAGGCATAATCATGCCGAAAATGCACCAAATTTACTACACCTTGCCGTAATGTTAGACCATTACTCAGATATGTATGTAGTAGCCGGAAAATGGACATTGCTTAAAAAAGCAACTTTTAAATTATTGGCAGCCATTGGCCGCTTTAAAGGCTATACCCCTGAGTGGACCTATAAGCATCTTATTGCCGAAACTGCCAGATAA